One Paenarthrobacter aurescens TC1 DNA window includes the following coding sequences:
- a CDS encoding putative signal transduction histidine kinase (identified by match to protein family HMM PF02518; match to protein family HMM PF07568), which produces MAIFTDPIREHADFGPGDAEWLHLLVGDWQMVADLAFADLALWFPHPEFGYIALAHVRPSTSHTVFHADFVGEGIRSDLRPLVDKAWNSRSIERSSETSWSSEMALRVEAVPMVRNGRTLAVVTSHMDLSSSRMPSRLELTYRQCAYDLLRMGTLGLWPDFASPTGSRRGAPRVGDGLIRLDAEGIVQYASPNGVSAFRRLGEVESLEGRSLAEVTAGLLKDRRMVDETLPLVVTGRMPWRSEIESRGVSLSLRAIPLRDEQHRFGALVLCRDVSELRRREMELVTKDATIREIHHRVKNNLQTVAALLRMQSRRMVSDEAKQGLEQAMRRVATIALVHETLSQGLTQSVDFDELIGRQFRLSAEVASPSQQVRTERSGLFGELPSDFATPLALVINELVTNAVEHGLEGRTGTVWLLADRADGDGNDEFLTVTIADDGVGLPDGQYTEGLGLQIVRTLVTSELGGSIQWSPREGGGTAVEIVLNLARA; this is translated from the coding sequence GTGGCAATCTTTACAGACCCCATCAGGGAACACGCTGATTTCGGGCCTGGAGATGCCGAATGGCTGCACCTCCTCGTCGGTGACTGGCAAATGGTCGCTGACTTGGCATTCGCGGACCTCGCTTTGTGGTTCCCGCATCCGGAGTTCGGCTACATTGCCCTCGCCCACGTCCGTCCGTCGACATCACATACGGTGTTCCACGCGGACTTCGTGGGAGAGGGCATCCGCTCGGATCTTCGCCCCCTTGTGGACAAAGCTTGGAACAGCCGATCGATAGAGCGCTCCAGTGAAACAAGCTGGAGCAGCGAGATGGCACTCCGGGTTGAGGCTGTTCCTATGGTGCGCAACGGCAGAACACTTGCGGTTGTGACGTCCCATATGGACCTGTCCAGTTCCCGCATGCCGTCCAGGCTGGAACTCACGTATCGCCAGTGTGCCTATGATCTCTTGCGGATGGGAACGTTGGGCCTATGGCCCGACTTTGCCTCTCCAACGGGCTCGCGTCGAGGAGCGCCGCGAGTCGGCGACGGCCTCATCAGGCTCGACGCCGAGGGCATAGTGCAGTATGCGAGCCCCAATGGCGTGTCAGCGTTCCGTCGGCTCGGCGAAGTTGAATCTCTGGAGGGGCGGTCGCTGGCTGAGGTGACTGCCGGGCTTCTGAAGGACCGGCGAATGGTGGACGAGACATTGCCCCTGGTTGTGACCGGGCGGATGCCCTGGCGCAGCGAGATCGAGTCAAGGGGTGTCAGTCTTTCCCTTCGGGCCATTCCTTTGCGCGACGAACAGCACCGTTTCGGAGCCCTTGTCCTTTGCCGCGATGTCTCAGAATTACGGCGCAGGGAAATGGAGCTTGTTACCAAGGACGCCACCATTCGGGAAATCCATCACAGGGTCAAGAACAATCTTCAGACTGTGGCAGCTCTACTCCGGATGCAATCACGGCGAATGGTCAGTGACGAAGCAAAACAGGGGCTGGAACAAGCCATGCGGCGCGTGGCCACGATCGCACTCGTCCATGAGACCCTCTCCCAAGGGTTGACGCAGAGTGTCGACTTTGACGAACTGATCGGGCGCCAATTCAGGCTGTCAGCCGAAGTGGCTTCACCGTCCCAGCAGGTGCGAACGGAACGTTCAGGCCTGTTCGGCGAATTGCCCAGTGATTTTGCCACACCACTGGCTTTGGTCATCAACGAGCTGGTCACCAATGCCGTCGAGCATGGACTGGAGGGGCGCACAGGAACCGTCTGGTTGCTGGCGGACCGGGCAGATGGCGACGGCAACGACGAATTTTTGACCGTGACCATAGCCGACGACGGCGTCGGCCTTCCGGATGGCCAGTACACCGAGGGATTGGGCCTGCAGATTGTCCGTACACTCGTGACCAGCGAGCTCGGTGGATCCATTCAATGGAGCCCGCGCGAAGGCGGCGGGACCGCCGTCGAAATCGTCCTCAACCTCGCCAGGGCATAG
- a CDS encoding transcription factor, WhiB family (identified by match to protein family HMM PF02467), with translation MDWRNRAACLDKDPELFFPVGNTGPALLQIEEAKSVCRRCPVVDTCLQWALESGQDAGVWGGMSEDERRALKRRAARARRAS, from the coding sequence ATGGATTGGCGTAATCGCGCAGCCTGCCTCGACAAGGACCCGGAGCTCTTTTTCCCAGTCGGCAACACGGGACCCGCACTTCTGCAGATCGAGGAAGCCAAAAGCGTCTGCCGCCGCTGCCCTGTAGTAGACACCTGCCTCCAGTGGGCCTTGGAGTCCGGACAGGACGCCGGTGTTTGGGGCGGTATGAGTGAAGACGAACGGCGGGCACTCAAGCGTCGCGCTGCACGCGCACGGCGCGCTTCCTAA